In a genomic window of Chryseobacterium sp. G0162:
- a CDS encoding BlaI/MecI/CopY family transcriptional regulator codes for MKNQTLTKAEEQVMQYVWKLEKGFLKDILDLFPEPKPHTNTVSTILKVLKEKEFVDYNVHGRQHEYFPLVTKEQYSGKTMKSLVKNYFKGSYKSAVSFLVEKNEMTVEDLEMLLNELKNKD; via the coding sequence ATGAAAAACCAGACTTTAACAAAGGCAGAAGAACAGGTAATGCAGTATGTATGGAAATTGGAAAAAGGATTTCTTAAAGATATTCTTGACCTCTTTCCTGAGCCCAAGCCACATACCAATACCGTTTCCACTATTTTAAAAGTATTGAAGGAAAAGGAGTTCGTAGACTATAACGTACACGGAAGACAACATGAATATTTTCCATTGGTAACAAAAGAACAGTATTCAGGGAAAACCATGAAAAGCCTTGTGAAAAATTATTTCAAAGGATCTTATAAAAGTGCCGTTTCATTTCTGGTAGAAAAGAATGAAATGACTGTAGAAGATCTTGAAATGCTGTTAAATGAACTTAAAAATAAAGACTAA
- a CDS encoding M56 family metallopeptidase, with product METLLLYFGKVILCSGVMFLYYQLSLKDKTFHHYNRFYLLLAIVVSLLLPLIKLDDFTIEVNSDVYLLLDKIQNFNTQKNVNNGNLYFNIIFSALGLVSFYFLGKLIYGIVKIQQFKEQFQKESFDGINFYRTDLTEAPFSYFKNLFWKNAITLDSDIGKQILKHEMVHIEQKHSFDKILIEVVTAIFWFNPFFHIIKREISLIHEYLADKKAVKNSDTKAFAQMLLASHFSGTQLPAASPFLSSNLKKRLKMLQKPKTKFGYARRILALPVLFTVAFAYLVNAKNREIEETNLSIKKVVSEIKHDTVKEKTEQKKITEAEPGSPGTDPQLAELEKKLAEKEKELEGLDPESKIFDQKIEEISSLAGEIGNITANMEVDKYFKSDEWKKQMNDLENMDPLDKKELRKIKKDAQKAAREASKAAIEAEKIGREAEKISREAAKIGKEAAQQAKIEISKAKIEAGKAKIESENARIQMEKARQEAENATTSPRVITLTGSPKIMVMQADFIKKDGNGNITMNGVKKYDMKGWDNIKYFVNGNEVSKEEALAIKPENIERINIIKENVVRGTHNEIRIQTKK from the coding sequence ATGGAAACACTACTTCTATACTTTGGAAAAGTAATTTTATGTTCTGGTGTAATGTTTTTGTATTATCAATTGTCTTTAAAAGACAAGACATTCCATCATTATAATAGATTCTATCTTTTGTTGGCAATTGTGGTGTCACTGCTGCTGCCCCTTATCAAACTGGATGATTTTACGATAGAGGTTAATAGTGATGTATACTTGTTGTTGGATAAGATTCAGAATTTTAACACACAAAAAAACGTAAACAATGGTAACCTTTATTTTAACATTATTTTTTCAGCTCTGGGACTGGTTTCTTTCTACTTTTTAGGAAAGCTTATCTACGGGATTGTTAAGATCCAGCAGTTTAAGGAACAGTTTCAGAAAGAAAGTTTTGACGGGATCAATTTTTACCGTACAGACTTAACCGAAGCTCCGTTTTCATACTTTAAGAACCTTTTCTGGAAGAATGCCATTACCCTGGATTCTGATATCGGAAAACAGATTTTAAAGCATGAGATGGTACATATTGAACAGAAACATTCATTCGATAAAATTCTTATTGAAGTGGTGACAGCTATTTTCTGGTTCAACCCATTCTTTCATATCATTAAAAGAGAAATTAGTTTAATCCATGAATATCTGGCTGATAAAAAAGCCGTAAAGAATTCGGACACCAAAGCATTTGCGCAGATGCTTTTAGCAAGCCACTTTTCCGGAACACAGTTGCCTGCAGCCAGTCCGTTTCTAAGTTCAAACCTTAAAAAAAGACTTAAGATGTTACAAAAACCAAAAACCAAATTCGGGTATGCGCGAAGAATCCTTGCATTGCCGGTTTTATTCACCGTAGCTTTTGCTTATCTGGTAAATGCTAAGAACAGGGAAATTGAGGAAACGAACCTCTCTATTAAAAAAGTAGTTTCAGAAATCAAACACGATACGGTAAAAGAAAAAACAGAACAGAAAAAAATAACAGAAGCAGAACCTGGTTCTCCTGGTACTGATCCTCAATTGGCTGAACTTGAAAAAAAGCTGGCTGAAAAAGAAAAAGAACTTGAAGGGTTGGATCCTGAGTCTAAAATTTTCGACCAGAAGATTGAGGAAATAAGTTCTTTAGCCGGAGAGATTGGTAATATTACAGCCAATATGGAAGTTGATAAATATTTCAAATCTGATGAATGGAAAAAGCAGATGAATGATCTTGAAAACATGGATCCGCTTGATAAAAAAGAACTTCGCAAAATTAAAAAAGATGCTCAAAAAGCAGCAAGAGAAGCCAGTAAAGCAGCGATAGAAGCTGAGAAAATTGGAAGAGAGGCCGAAAAAATCAGCAGGGAAGCTGCAAAGATCGGGAAAGAAGCTGCACAACAGGCAAAAATTGAAATCAGCAAAGCAAAAATTGAAGCTGGAAAAGCAAAAATAGAAAGCGAGAATGCAAGAATTCAAATGGAGAAGGCCAGACAGGAAGCTGAAAATGCAACGACAAGTCCAAGAGTTATAACCCTAACAGGCTCTCCTAAAATCATGGTTATGCAGGCAGACTTCATTAAAAAAGACGGAAATGGGAATATTACCATGAATGGAGTGAAGAAGTATGATATGAAAGGTTGGGATAATATTAAATACTTTGTGAATGGAAATGAAGTTTCCAAGGAAGAAGCTCTTGCTATAAAACCTGAAAATATTGAAAGGATTAATATTATTAAGGAAAATGTTGTACGAGGAACACACAATGAAATAAGAATTCAGACAAAGAAATAA
- a CDS encoding GLPGLI family protein — MKTKILFFIFLGILANAQVNRFFYEYKFIPDSNNKDDVKKEMMLLDIDKDGSNYYSHDKFVADSTGRAELEKQLKSGSGSISVNKRDKPGTVSYRVTKQYPDFKTYLFRSISMDKYKIKEDKKPEWKILPEKQKIGEYNAQKATTSFGGRDWTAWFTTDIPIQDGPYVFCGLPGLIVKIEDTTGSHSMQLVGNKNLQSPKKEEGLELPGNVKILGLDGKDIEVTKDQFKKAWKAYVNDPTKNMRELMMRNGGEAGGKVAFKVKTADGKEFSDPNQVFKEMEKRTKDMLQKDNNPIQPDLVN, encoded by the coding sequence ATGAAAACTAAAATTCTATTTTTTATATTCCTGGGAATCCTGGCCAATGCACAGGTCAACAGGTTTTTCTATGAATACAAGTTTATTCCGGATTCTAATAATAAAGATGATGTAAAGAAAGAAATGATGTTGCTGGATATTGATAAAGATGGGTCCAACTATTATAGCCATGATAAATTTGTGGCAGATTCTACCGGACGTGCCGAGCTTGAAAAGCAATTGAAATCAGGAAGTGGAAGCATAAGCGTAAACAAAAGAGACAAACCTGGAACGGTCTCCTATAGAGTAACCAAACAATACCCTGATTTTAAAACCTATCTTTTCAGAAGTATTTCTATGGATAAATATAAAATTAAGGAAGACAAAAAACCGGAATGGAAAATTTTACCTGAAAAGCAGAAAATAGGGGAGTACAATGCTCAAAAGGCTACAACAAGTTTTGGCGGAAGAGACTGGACGGCATGGTTTACAACAGATATTCCTATTCAGGACGGACCCTATGTTTTTTGTGGACTTCCGGGGCTTATTGTAAAAATAGAAGATACCACAGGATCTCACAGCATGCAGCTCGTAGGTAATAAAAACCTACAGTCTCCAAAGAAAGAAGAAGGATTAGAGCTTCCGGGAAATGTAAAAATACTGGGATTGGATGGTAAAGATATTGAAGTGACCAAAGACCAGTTTAAAAAAGCCTGGAAAGCCTATGTGAATGACCCTACAAAGAATATGAGAGAGCTCATGATGAGAAATGGTGGTGAAGCAGGAGGAAAAGTCGCCTTTAAAGTAAAAACGGCAGACGGTAAAGAATTCTCAGACCCCAATCAGGTATTCAAAGAAATGGAAAAGCGAACAAAAGATATGCTTCAAAAAGACAACAATCCGATACAACCGGATCTGGTGAACTAA
- a CDS encoding sugar O-acetyltransferase: MTEKEKCEAGLLYDANYDTELIGERVACKDLCLEYNGLKNSDTEGRRQLLKRILGSTKENLCIEPSFWCDYGYNIEVGDHFYANHNLVILDCAKVKFGDNVFIGPNCSFYTAGHPLDVKQRNAGLEYARPITVGDNVWLGGNVVVLPGVTIGNNTVIGAGSVVTKNIPENVVAVGNPCKVVKNIEGNE, encoded by the coding sequence ATGACAGAAAAAGAAAAATGTGAAGCTGGACTTTTGTATGATGCCAATTATGATACAGAATTAATCGGGGAACGTGTGGCTTGTAAAGATTTGTGTTTAGAATATAATGGATTGAAGAATTCTGATACAGAAGGGAGACGGCAGTTGCTCAAAAGAATTCTGGGCAGTACAAAAGAAAATTTATGTATTGAACCTTCCTTTTGGTGTGACTACGGGTATAATATTGAAGTGGGTGATCACTTTTATGCCAATCATAATCTTGTGATTTTAGATTGTGCTAAAGTTAAATTTGGTGATAATGTCTTTATAGGACCCAATTGCAGCTTTTATACAGCAGGACATCCGCTTGATGTAAAACAGAGAAATGCAGGGTTGGAATATGCCCGTCCGATTACGGTAGGAGATAATGTATGGTTGGGAGGAAATGTAGTGGTTTTACCTGGGGTAACCATCGGAAATAATACGGTAATAGGAGCGGGTAGTGTAGTTACCAAAAATATCCCGGAGAATGTTGTCGCCGTAGGAAATCCTTGTAAAGTGGTGAAAAATATTGAAGGAAATGAATAA
- the fsa gene encoding fructose-6-phosphate aldolase produces MKFFIDTANLEQIKEAKDLGILDGVTTNPSLMAKEGIQGAEAIKNHYKTICELVDGDISAEVLSTTYEEMIKEGDELAAIHPNIVVKIPMIKDGIKALKYFSDKGIRTNCTLIFSPGQALLAAKAGATYVSPFLGRLDDISTDGLNLIQEIRLIFDNYMFETEILAASIRHSMHIIDCAKIGADVITSPLPPILSLLKHPLTDSGLAQFIADSQKLS; encoded by the coding sequence ATGAAATTTTTTATTGACACAGCTAATTTAGAGCAAATCAAGGAAGCTAAAGATCTTGGAATCTTAGATGGTGTAACGACCAACCCTTCATTAATGGCTAAAGAAGGTATTCAGGGAGCTGAAGCGATCAAAAACCATTATAAGACGATCTGCGAGCTTGTAGACGGAGATATTTCTGCAGAAGTACTTTCTACAACTTATGAGGAAATGATTAAGGAAGGAGACGAATTGGCTGCAATCCACCCAAATATCGTTGTAAAAATTCCAATGATCAAGGATGGTATCAAAGCATTAAAATATTTTTCTGATAAAGGAATCAGAACAAACTGTACATTGATCTTCTCTCCAGGGCAAGCTCTTTTGGCAGCTAAAGCAGGAGCAACTTATGTTTCTCCATTCCTTGGAAGACTAGATGATATCTCTACAGACGGACTAAACCTTATCCAGGAGATCAGATTAATTTTCGATAACTATATGTTCGAAACTGAAATCCTTGCAGCTTCTATCCGTCACTCAATGCACATCATTGACTGTGCTAAAATTGGAGCTGATGTGATTACATCTCCACTTCCTCCAATCTTGAGCTTATTAAAGCACCCATTAACAGACAGCGGATTGGCTCAGTTTATTGCTGATTCTCAGAAGTTATCTTAA
- a CDS encoding YdeI/OmpD-associated family protein encodes MKKATFTATLEIIGINPFVFVPEKILEATFEASGRNKSPIPVKGTVNGKEFQQNLMKYLGEWRLYVNLTMLKNSPKRIGESIEVMLEYDDTERSISIHPQLEQAIKESTLARNNFEKLIPSRRHELIRYINNLKTEASIQRNIEKIIRHLHGETDFFGKKIE; translated from the coding sequence ATGAAAAAAGCCACTTTTACAGCGACCTTGGAAATAATAGGAATCAATCCTTTTGTTTTTGTTCCCGAAAAAATTCTGGAAGCTACTTTCGAAGCATCAGGAAGAAATAAAAGTCCGATTCCGGTAAAAGGAACCGTGAATGGAAAGGAATTTCAACAAAATCTGATGAAATACCTGGGAGAGTGGAGACTGTATGTCAATTTAACCATGTTGAAAAACTCCCCAAAGAGAATTGGAGAAAGCATTGAGGTGATGTTGGAATATGATGATACTGAGAGAAGTATTTCTATCCACCCTCAATTAGAACAGGCCATAAAAGAGAGTACGTTGGCTAGAAATAACTTTGAAAAACTGATTCCTTCAAGACGACATGAATTGATCCGTTATATCAACAATCTGAAAACAGAAGCCAGTATTCAGCGTAATATTGAAAAAATCATCAGGCATTTGCATGGTGAAACAGATTTCTTTGGAAAGAAGATTGAATAG
- a CDS encoding tetratricopeptide repeat protein, whose product MKMPKVNIKNLFAGLILVGSASFVSAQTTQPDSANNTANQTAVATQSTNPTIEGLKKQIETNPKDTEALAKLATIYQEASDWTNAIDTWKKISVLLPDWAPSYYSQAYAYQSAKDDANAKIAYEKYIAAVKPEEVEQNKKNLAYAYFYIAFSEQQSDPNKAKEHIAKSLKYDPNNQDAIKLSKTLNS is encoded by the coding sequence ATGAAAATGCCGAAAGTAAATATCAAAAACCTATTTGCAGGTTTAATTCTTGTAGGAAGTGCCAGTTTTGTAAGTGCTCAAACTACTCAACCGGATAGTGCCAACAACACAGCAAATCAAACTGCTGTTGCCACTCAATCAACAAATCCTACTATAGAAGGTCTTAAAAAACAAATTGAAACCAATCCAAAAGATACGGAAGCCTTAGCTAAATTAGCAACTATTTACCAGGAAGCATCCGATTGGACCAATGCAATTGATACCTGGAAAAAAATATCTGTTTTATTACCAGATTGGGCTCCATCTTATTACAGCCAGGCTTATGCTTATCAGTCGGCTAAAGATGATGCCAATGCAAAAATTGCTTATGAAAAGTACATCGCTGCAGTAAAACCTGAAGAAGTGGAACAAAATAAAAAGAATCTGGCCTATGCCTATTTCTATATTGCCTTCTCAGAACAACAAAGTGATCCTAATAAAGCAAAAGAACATATTGCAAAATCGTTGAAATACGATCCTAACAACCAGGACGCCATAAAATTGAGCAAAACTTTAAATTCATAG
- the pepE gene encoding dipeptidase PepE: MNIILASTSTLFGGEYLEYLREELIQLYTGIDEIVFVPFARPGGISHDEYTAKARSFFETINIKVKGLHEFEDKIEALNKAKGFFTGGGNTFLLVKTLHEEGLMSVLKENVTHGKPYLGCSAGSNIGGQNMKTTNDMPIVYPPSFDCMGLVPFNLNPHYLDPNPDLKHNGETRETRILEFLTQNDLKVVGLREGNWIRRINETITVEGKELTRIFEKGKEPYEIEAGSSL, from the coding sequence ATGAATATCATATTAGCTTCCACATCCACTCTTTTTGGTGGGGAATATCTGGAATATTTAAGAGAAGAATTAATTCAATTATATACAGGAATTGACGAAATTGTTTTTGTTCCTTTTGCCCGGCCGGGTGGTATTTCCCATGATGAGTATACGGCAAAAGCCCGTTCATTTTTCGAAACCATTAATATTAAAGTAAAGGGTCTTCACGAATTTGAAGATAAAATTGAAGCTTTAAACAAGGCAAAAGGTTTTTTTACAGGTGGTGGAAATACATTTTTATTGGTGAAAACATTGCACGAAGAAGGATTGATGTCTGTTTTAAAAGAAAATGTAACCCATGGAAAACCATACCTGGGATGCAGTGCAGGAAGCAATATCGGAGGACAGAATATGAAGACTACGAACGATATGCCGATTGTTTATCCGCCAAGTTTCGACTGTATGGGACTGGTTCCTTTCAACCTTAACCCACATTATCTTGATCCTAACCCGGATTTAAAACATAATGGGGAAACCAGAGAAACCCGTATCCTGGAATTCCTTACCCAAAATGACCTTAAAGTAGTTGGTCTTAGAGAAGGAAACTGGATCAGAAGAATCAATGAAACCATTACTGTGGAAGGAAAAGAACTGACCAGAATTTTTGAAAAAGGAAAAGAACCTTACGAAATAGAAGCAGGAAGCTCATTATAA
- the dacB gene encoding D-alanyl-D-alanine carboxypeptidase/D-alanyl-D-alanine-endopeptidase, which yields MKKTLAVLTLSVQIVSAQNMAQKLDKATKDLMDSSGAVASNLSFYVSDDNGNFIYEYQGSKGLSTASTQKIFTAGAALEILGKNYTYTTTANYSGSISGGNLNGNLFISSNGDPTLGSWRYEAYKPENFKKKLIEAVKNSGITKISGDLVIDDSYFDHQTIPGGWPWDDLGNYYGAGVWGINWKENQFDININGTDFKSFSYPLEGVKWLNDLKTGGSSDQSLIFTAPHSNVALINGMLPGGKTVTVSGSTPNPPLQLAAEVKQWLKESGIELTGKALTNSQLELEGRQALEAPKSNVILTYQSPTLDKIVYWFLRKSINLYGETLIKTLGKEKKGNSSFKSGVAYLKEFWKSKGINPNMINFADGSGLSPQNYVAAKAEVQALLYSKKQSWFDSYYDGFPVQENGMKMKSGTMRDTKSFAGYHTAKDGKKYVFSIIINNYQGSGSTELQKILNVLK from the coding sequence ATGAAAAAAACACTTGCAGTTCTCACACTTTCTGTACAGATTGTTTCGGCCCAGAATATGGCCCAGAAATTAGATAAAGCAACCAAAGATCTTATGGACTCTTCAGGGGCTGTTGCTTCTAATTTGTCATTTTATGTGTCAGATGACAATGGCAATTTTATTTATGAATACCAGGGGAGTAAGGGACTTTCTACAGCTTCTACCCAGAAAATATTTACAGCAGGTGCTGCATTAGAAATATTAGGGAAAAATTATACCTATACCACCACTGCAAATTACTCCGGAAGCATATCTGGAGGGAATCTGAATGGAAACCTTTTCATCAGTTCCAATGGTGATCCTACTTTGGGAAGCTGGAGATATGAAGCATACAAACCCGAAAATTTTAAAAAGAAACTGATAGAGGCTGTTAAAAATTCCGGAATTACAAAAATTTCCGGGGATCTGGTGATTGATGATTCTTATTTTGACCATCAGACCATTCCCGGTGGATGGCCGTGGGATGATCTTGGAAATTATTACGGAGCAGGAGTCTGGGGTATCAACTGGAAAGAAAATCAGTTTGATATCAACATCAACGGGACAGACTTTAAAAGCTTTTCCTATCCGCTGGAAGGTGTAAAATGGCTGAATGACCTGAAAACAGGCGGTAGTTCTGATCAAAGTTTAATTTTTACGGCACCTCACTCCAATGTAGCTTTAATTAATGGAATGCTTCCGGGAGGAAAAACAGTAACCGTTTCCGGTTCTACTCCTAATCCGCCTTTGCAACTGGCAGCAGAAGTAAAACAATGGTTAAAAGAATCAGGAATTGAACTTACCGGAAAAGCTCTTACTAATTCACAGCTCGAGCTAGAAGGGAGACAGGCTTTGGAAGCTCCTAAAAGTAATGTAATCCTAACGTACCAGTCTCCAACACTGGATAAAATCGTCTATTGGTTTTTGAGAAAAAGCATCAACCTTTACGGGGAAACATTGATTAAAACTTTAGGAAAAGAGAAAAAAGGTAATTCTAGTTTTAAAAGCGGAGTCGCTTACTTAAAAGAATTCTGGAAATCAAAGGGAATCAACCCTAATATGATTAATTTTGCAGATGGAAGCGGCCTTTCACCACAGAATTATGTTGCTGCAAAAGCTGAAGTGCAAGCTCTTTTATATTCAAAAAAACAATCCTGGTTTGATTCTTATTATGATGGATTTCCGGTTCAGGAGAATGGTATGAAAATGAAGAGCGGAACAATGAGAGATACCAAATCCTTTGCAGGTTATCATACTGCAAAAGATGGAAAGAAGTATGTGTTCTCCATTATTATCAATAACTATCAGGGGAGTGGAAGTACAGAGCTGCAGAAAATTCTTAATGTTTTAAAATAA
- a CDS encoding sensor histidine kinase has translation MRKSILTRLNNWIIFVVMTTLVIAIVVSSTALINFLRKEEIKRINLLSKAIRIQQEVKSPDTDVLDLLPEILNINNTIPFIVTDKYKNPILDLGYYRNIPESTIKNPEKLHDLMMNMEKNYAPIEIKVPDGNNQFVYYDNSRLLNNLRYSPYILGLFILLYFGFTFWFFKTIKKTDEGYLWAGLAKETAHQIGTPLSSMIGWMEIMKLENSDSEGVKEIEKDIERLRTISERFSKIGSVPELNDMNFNQTIQENYDYLKTRISRKVDFILHLPVYTVLVPHNKILMSWVIENLVKNAVDAMKGEGTIVMSVFERNKNILIEVKDNGSGMTNQQARNAFKPGYSTKKRGWGLGLSLAQRVIHEYHNGDIKISQTEVGKGTTFRITIKKG, from the coding sequence TTGAGGAAATCCATATTAACCAGATTAAATAACTGGATTATTTTTGTTGTGATGACTACTTTGGTAATCGCCATTGTAGTATCTTCTACAGCATTGATTAATTTCCTTAGAAAAGAGGAAATTAAAAGGATTAATCTGCTCTCGAAGGCAATCAGAATTCAGCAGGAAGTAAAAAGTCCTGATACTGATGTTCTGGATTTATTGCCTGAAATCCTGAATATAAACAATACCATTCCGTTCATTGTGACGGATAAATATAAAAATCCTATTCTTGATCTTGGGTATTACCGTAATATTCCTGAAAGCACAATCAAAAATCCGGAAAAGCTTCATGATCTGATGATGAATATGGAGAAAAATTATGCTCCGATTGAGATCAAGGTTCCGGATGGTAATAACCAATTTGTATATTATGACAATTCACGGTTGCTGAATAATCTACGGTATTCACCTTATATTCTAGGATTGTTTATCCTGCTGTATTTCGGATTTACTTTCTGGTTTTTTAAAACCATTAAAAAGACCGATGAAGGGTATCTTTGGGCAGGTCTGGCCAAAGAAACAGCCCATCAGATTGGTACACCTTTATCTTCCATGATTGGCTGGATGGAAATTATGAAACTGGAGAATTCAGATTCCGAAGGGGTGAAGGAGATTGAAAAAGATATTGAAAGGCTAAGAACCATTTCCGAACGTTTCTCAAAAATAGGTTCTGTTCCTGAGCTGAACGATATGAATTTCAACCAAACGATCCAGGAGAACTATGATTATTTAAAAACAAGAATTTCAAGAAAAGTTGATTTTATCCTTCATCTTCCTGTTTATACTGTGTTGGTTCCACATAATAAAATTCTGATGAGCTGGGTAATTGAAAACCTTGTGAAGAATGCTGTGGATGCAATGAAAGGAGAGGGTACCATTGTAATGTCAGTTTTTGAAAGGAATAAAAACATACTTATTGAAGTAAAAGACAATGGCAGCGGAATGACGAATCAGCAGGCCAGAAATGCTTTTAAACCTGGATATTCCACTAAGAAAAGAGGCTGGGGACTGGGATTGTCATTGGCTCAGAGGGTCATTCATGAATATCATAATGGAGATATTAAGATTTCCCAGACCGAAGTTGGAAAAGGAACGACTTTCAGAATTACAATTAAAAAGGGATAA
- a CDS encoding peptidase M61 gives MRKTALSLGLFAAFLANAQSIKTTIDLVNVKDDKVAVTMEFPKMKSGDIKFHFPKTVPGTYSVDDYGRFIEGIKFYDNKGKELAFTKVNDNSYSLKNAQNLSKISYLVNDSFDEEMDTSKHKAVFSPSGTDIEAGKVYMINTHGFIGYIENMQDVPYQLVVQKPTDFYGTTALVDQDKSESTDTYTLANYAKVTDSPLMYTKPDYITFNAGGMDLVLGVYSPTGKYKAADFKDNLEKMVVAQKKFLGDMNTNKKYAIMLYLSGGDGPMVKGFGALEHHESTSVVLPEAMPKEAIDQTITDVVSHEFFHTVNPLKTHSEEIHYFNYADPKMSQHLWMYEGGTEYFANLFQIQEGLINKDEFLKRIGEKITNSKNYNDTMPFTVMSKNVLQDAYKDQYRNVYEKGALLAMCMDIELRKLSNGEMGYRDMIRKLSQRFGENKPFKDDKLIDELVTVTGYPQIKDFYNKYIAGNQPTPYAEYLKMVGVDVHKQETAPIFWLIKDPNQTGYDDKNKALAFDENSTLSPFAKSIGFKITDQVLALDGKTIDIQKIQDFIGYTRTIKDGQEVTVTILRDNAGKKEKMTLKGKAILDKLSVETLQFKANPSPEELKLQTQWLTGKK, from the coding sequence ATGAGAAAAACAGCACTTAGCTTAGGCCTCTTTGCCGCTTTTTTAGCAAATGCCCAATCTATAAAAACCACTATAGACCTCGTTAATGTAAAAGATGATAAAGTAGCCGTTACAATGGAATTCCCAAAAATGAAATCGGGAGATATTAAATTCCATTTTCCTAAAACGGTTCCGGGAACTTATTCTGTAGATGATTACGGACGATTCATAGAAGGGATCAAATTTTATGATAATAAAGGAAAGGAATTAGCCTTCACAAAAGTTAATGATAATAGTTATTCATTGAAAAATGCTCAGAACCTGAGCAAAATCTCCTATCTTGTAAATGATAGCTTTGATGAAGAAATGGATACTTCAAAACATAAAGCTGTATTTTCTCCTTCAGGAACTGATATTGAAGCAGGAAAAGTTTATATGATCAATACCCACGGTTTTATCGGATATATTGAAAATATGCAGGATGTACCTTATCAGCTTGTTGTTCAAAAACCGACTGATTTTTACGGGACCACAGCATTGGTAGATCAGGATAAATCTGAATCTACAGACACCTATACGCTTGCCAATTATGCCAAGGTTACAGATTCTCCGCTTATGTACACCAAACCGGATTATATTACCTTCAATGCAGGTGGAATGGATCTTGTGTTAGGAGTTTACTCTCCTACCGGAAAATATAAAGCAGCAGATTTCAAGGATAATCTTGAAAAAATGGTGGTAGCCCAAAAGAAATTCCTTGGGGATATGAATACCAATAAGAAGTACGCCATTATGCTTTATCTATCTGGTGGCGATGGTCCTATGGTAAAAGGTTTTGGAGCATTGGAGCACCATGAATCTACCAGTGTAGTACTTCCTGAAGCCATGCCTAAGGAAGCTATTGACCAAACTATTACAGATGTGGTTTCCCACGAATTCTTCCATACTGTTAATCCTTTGAAAACGCATTCTGAAGAAATCCATTATTTTAATTATGCAGATCCGAAAATGTCTCAGCATCTCTGGATGTATGAAGGCGGAACTGAATATTTTGCGAATTTATTCCAAATTCAGGAAGGACTTATCAACAAGGATGAGTTTCTTAAAAGAATCGGAGAAAAGATTACCAACTCTAAAAACTACAATGATACCATGCCGTTTACGGTAATGAGTAAAAACGTATTGCAGGATGCCTACAAAGATCAATACAGAAATGTATATGAAAAAGGTGCTCTTTTAGCCATGTGCATGGATATTGAACTGAGAAAATTGTCCAATGGAGAAATGGGTTACCGTGATATGATCAGAAAACTTTCTCAAAGATTCGGGGAAAACAAACCGTTCAAAGATGATAAACTGATTGATGAACTGGTAACAGTAACAGGATATCCACAGATAAAGGATTTTTATAATAAATATATTGCAGGAAACCAGCCTACACCTTATGCAGAATATCTGAAAATGGTAGGTGTAGATGTTCACAAACAGGAAACAGCTCCTATCTTCTGGCTTATTAAAGACCCTAACCAAACAGGATATGATGATAAAAATAAAGCCCTGGCTTTCGATGAAAATTCTACTTTATCTCCATTTGCCAAAAGTATAGGATTTAAAATTACCGATCAGGTGCTTGCATTGGATGGAAAGACCATTGATATTCAAAAAATCCAAGACTTTATAGGGTATACCAGAACGATCAAGGATGGACAGGAAGTTACGGTAACTATTTTAAGAGACAATGCTGGTAAAAAAGAAAAAATGACTCTTAAAGGGAAAGCTATTCTGGATAAACTAAGCGTGGAAACGCTTCAATTCAAAGCTAATCCAAGCCCGGAAGAACTGAAACTACAAACTCAGTGGCTTACAGGTAAAAAATAA